One genomic segment of Synechocystis sp. LKSZ1 includes these proteins:
- the aroH gene encoding chorismate mutase, with protein MDWRVRAIRGATTVTENTAAAMREAVSELLDTIEAHNQFDPSDIVSVTFSVTRDLDALFPAAIARERPDWDNVPLLDVQQMHVPGSLERCIRVLIHLNTCKPQTEIHHAYLRRAQSLRPDLPVAQLSLSAPIR; from the coding sequence GTGGACTGGAGAGTGCGGGCCATTCGTGGCGCAACAACAGTAACGGAAAATACTGCCGCGGCCATGCGAGAAGCCGTCAGCGAATTACTGGATACTATTGAAGCCCACAATCAATTTGACCCTAGTGACATTGTCAGTGTCACTTTCTCCGTCACCCGTGATCTAGATGCCCTCTTTCCGGCGGCCATTGCCCGAGAACGGCCTGATTGGGATAATGTCCCCCTGTTGGATGTCCAGCAAATGCATGTCCCTGGTAGCTTGGAACGCTGTATTCGAGTGCTGATTCATCTCAATACTTGCAAGCCCCAGACCGAAATTCACCATGCTTACCTCCGTCGGGCCCAAAGCCTACGACCCGATTTGCCCGTGGCCCAACTGAGTCTCTCGGCGCCAATTCGTTGA